The following coding sequences lie in one Primulina huaijiensis isolate GDHJ02 chromosome 2, ASM1229523v2, whole genome shotgun sequence genomic window:
- the LOC140959218 gene encoding ABSCISIC ACID-INSENSITIVE 5-like protein 2 — translation MEGLKNSFLVRQHHSHMYKNNEIHAKQYQIMKNPASSRSSSSSSSPSLIFQQNFEIPKSFDDVWSDIDHADAMKTYQLPRQETNTNGDITLEEFLISTGAINPTENQEGFVDNTVPLMTASGVDPMLISSWQQERDVQVPMLVQDVMGSNFQGSEDYFEEKMVDLDLKMPVPIISKMGVGCGENFTDLLQGDSDRRKKVCTDEIMKKSIERRQRRMIKNRESAARSRARKQAHTNQLLQTSKKLRITNTLLKKIKEAEILLNSRATVAPRYQLRRTSSETSKYLLPPI, via the exons ATGGAAGggcttaaaaattcatttttagtGAGGCAACATCACTCTCATATGTACAAGAATAATGAGATCCATGCAAAACAATACCAAATCATGAAGAACCCTGCATCATCACGTTCTtcttcttcgtcttcttcgcCATCACTAATATtccaacaaaattttgaaatccccAAATCTTTCGACGATGTTTGGAGTGACATAGACCATGCTGATGCAATGAAAACCTATCAACTCCCTCGACAAGAAACGAATACTAATGGAGACATAACCTTAGAAGAATTTCTTATCAGCACCGGTGCCATAAATCCTACCGAAAATCAGGAGGGTTTTGTTGATAACACAGTGCCATTGATGACGGCTAGTGGAGTTGATCCCATGTTGATCAGCTCGTGGCAGCAGGAACGTGACGTGCAGGTTCCGATGCTGGTTCAAGACGTTATGGGATCGAATTTTCAGGGTTCGGAGGATTATTTCGAGGAGAAGATGGTGGATCTTGATCTTAAAATGCCAGTGCCAATCATCAGTAAAATGGGCGTGGGGTGTGGGGAAAATTTTACAGATCTTTTGCAGGGTGATAGTGATAGAAGGAAGAAGGTTTGCACGGATGAAATTATGAAgaaaagcattgaaagaaggcaGAGAAGGATGATCAAGAACAGGGAGTCGGCTGCCCGATCAAGGGCTAGGAAACAG GCACACACAAACCAATTGCTGCAAACTTCGAAGAAACTTAGAATTACAAATACCTTGCTCAAGAAAATAAAG GAAGCAGAAATACTCTTAAATTCAAGAGCGACAGTGGCACCAAGATACCAACTCAGAAGAACCAGTTCAGAAACTTCAAAATATCTCCTTCCTCCAATCTAG